The Streptomyces sp. Alt3 genome has a segment encoding these proteins:
- a CDS encoding MFS transporter — protein sequence MARHDHPAPVLGGLGLFTVLIGAALPLIDFFIVNVALPTIDHDLAAGPALLELVVAGYGLAYAVLLVLGGRLGDMAGRRRLFLIGMAAFGLTSLACGLAPDAWTLVGARVAQGAAAALMLPQVLATIQAATAGHRRARAMSLYGATAGLSMVAGQILGGVLVSAAPLSSVLGESAGWRSVFLVNVPVAVVGLVLAVRTVPESRSDRPAPVDVPGTLLLTLSLVTLLAPLTEGRAAGWPLWTWVSLGLFPFAAVAFYRVERRADARGRVPLVPPSLLRLESLRRGLVLVVPFSIGFGGFMFVIAVALQQGLEMGPAAAGMSLAPMAAAFFAASLAGPRLVRRFGSRVVTAGGMIQGVGVTVLALTVWHGWPDLGLPGLLPGVAIAGLGQGLQLPVLMRIVLSDVPAERAGVGGGVMTTTQQAALALGVATLGTLFLSLAPGAGMRDALIVTLLVQLAAVVLTTLLSLRLPRAVR from the coding sequence GTGGCGCGCCACGACCACCCCGCGCCGGTGCTCGGCGGCCTCGGGCTGTTCACGGTGCTGATAGGCGCGGCCCTGCCGCTCATCGACTTCTTCATCGTGAACGTCGCCCTGCCCACCATCGACCACGACCTGGCCGCGGGCCCCGCTCTGCTCGAACTGGTCGTCGCGGGCTACGGCCTCGCGTACGCCGTGCTGCTCGTCCTCGGCGGCCGCCTCGGCGACATGGCCGGACGGCGCAGGCTCTTCCTCATCGGCATGGCCGCCTTCGGCCTCACCTCCCTCGCCTGCGGGCTGGCCCCGGACGCCTGGACCCTGGTGGGGGCGCGGGTGGCGCAGGGCGCCGCGGCCGCGCTGATGCTGCCGCAGGTGCTCGCCACCATCCAGGCGGCCACGGCGGGACACCGCAGGGCGCGGGCCATGAGTCTGTACGGGGCGACCGCGGGGCTCTCCATGGTCGCCGGGCAGATCCTCGGCGGCGTCCTGGTCTCCGCCGCCCCGCTGTCCTCGGTCCTCGGCGAGAGCGCCGGCTGGCGGTCGGTGTTCCTGGTGAACGTCCCGGTGGCGGTGGTGGGGCTGGTCCTGGCCGTCCGCACGGTGCCGGAGAGCCGCTCGGACCGGCCGGCTCCCGTCGACGTACCGGGCACGCTCCTGCTGACCCTCTCGCTGGTCACGCTGCTCGCCCCGCTGACGGAGGGGCGGGCCGCGGGGTGGCCGCTGTGGACCTGGGTGTCCCTGGGCCTGTTCCCGTTCGCCGCGGTGGCCTTCTACCGGGTCGAGCGACGGGCCGACGCCCGGGGGCGGGTCCCGCTGGTGCCGCCGAGCCTGCTGCGGCTGGAGTCGCTGCGGCGGGGCCTCGTGCTGGTGGTGCCGTTCTCGATCGGCTTCGGCGGCTTCATGTTCGTGATCGCGGTGGCCCTCCAGCAGGGCCTGGAGATGGGTCCGGCCGCGGCCGGAATGTCACTGGCCCCGATGGCCGCCGCCTTCTTCGCCGCGTCACTGGCAGGCCCCCGGCTGGTCCGGCGCTTCGGCAGCCGGGTGGTGACGGCCGGCGGGATGATCCAGGGCGTGGGTGTCACGGTGCTGGCACTGACCGTGTGGCACGGCTGGCCGGACCTCGGGCTGCCGGGGCTGCTGCCGGGCGTCGCGATCGCGGGACTGGGGCAGGGGCTTCAGCTGCCGGTCCTGATGCGGATCGTGCTGTCCGACGTGCCGGCCGAGCGGGCCGGAGTGGGCGGCGGCGTGATGACGACGACCCAGCAGGCGGCTCTGGCGCTCGGGGTCGCCACGCTGGGGACGCTCTTCCTGTCCCTGGCGCCAGGTGCGGGGATGCGGGACGCGCTGATCGTGACGCTGCTGGTGCAGCTCGCGGCCGTCGTCCTGACGACTCTGCTGAGTCTGCGGCTGCCCCGCGCGGTGAGGTGA
- a CDS encoding DUF6243 family protein: protein MAKSRNNLLGVGGQRKKLSAAERQGAGPARDKDRKVAEDRKQELVRKMRERAAAEAAPAQDAPAGS from the coding sequence GTGGCAAAGAGCCGCAACAACCTTCTCGGCGTGGGCGGGCAGCGCAAGAAGCTGTCCGCCGCCGAACGACAGGGCGCGGGCCCCGCGCGCGACAAGGACCGCAAGGTCGCCGAGGACAGGAAGCAGGAGCTGGTGCGCAAGATGCGTGAGCGCGCCGCCGCTGAGGCCGCTCCGGCGCAGGACGCACCGGCCGGGAGCTGA